In the genome of Acidovorax sp. 69, the window TCCCTTTGGGAGAAGCTGTTTCTCCAGCCCGTTTTGCGCAAGTCATATTGCTTTGAAACCGCATGTTCACTGATTCGCATTGCCATCTCAACTTCCCGGAGCTGGTCAGCCACTTGCCCGCCATCCGCCAGGCCATGGCCGAGGCCCAGGTCACCCGGGCCTTGTGCATCTGCACCACCATGGAAGAGTTTGAGGGCGTCCATGCCCTGGCCACGGCCCACGACAACTTCTGGAGCACGGTGGGCGTGCACCCCGACAACGAGGGCGTGACGGAGCCCAGCGTGCAAGACCTGCTGGACCGTGCAGCCCTGCCGCGCGTGGTGGCCATTGGCGAAACGGGGCTCGACTACTACGGCATGGAGGACCGCAAGGGCGGGCGCAGCATTGCCGACCTGGAATGGCAGCGTGACCGCTTTCGTACCCACATCCGCGCGGCGCGGGCCTGCAGCAAGCCCCTGATCATCCATACGCGCAGCGCATCTGACGACACGCTGGCTATCCTGCGGGAAGAGGGCGAGGACGGTGCTGGCAACCGCGCTGGTGGCGTGTTTCACTGTTTTACCGAGTCGATGCAGGTGGCGCGGGCCGCGCTGGATCTGGGCTACTACCTCTCGTTCTCGGGCATCGTGACCTTCAAGAGCGCGCAAGACCTGCGTGATGTGGTGGCATTCGTTCCACTTGACCGCATGCTCATCGAGACCGACAGCCCGTATCTGGCGCCGGTGCCTTACCGCGGCAAGACCAATAACCCATCGTACGTGCCCTATGTGGCCCGGCAGGTGGCCGAGACCAAGGGCCTTGCGCTGGAGGTCGTGGCTGAGGCCACCAGTCGCAATTTCGACACCTTGTTTCCTGGAGTGATGGCATGAGCTTGCACCGACGTTCTGCCTTGGCTGCTGTGGGTTTGGGGCTGGTCTCTGTCCGCGTTTGGGCGGGAGCCTATGAAGACTTTTTTGTGGCCATCCTGCGCGACGATGGGGATGCGATCACCACATTGCTGCGTCGGGGTTTCGACCCCAATACCCGCGACCCCAAGGGACAGGTGGGGCTCACGATTGCGCTGCAAAACGGCGCGAACAAGGCTTTTTCAGCACTGCTGGCATCGCGCAAAGTGAATGTGGACGCGCGCAACGCTCAGGACGAAAGCCCGCTCATGATGGCGGCGCTCAAGGGCAACGTAGAGGCTGTGAAGTCGCTCATCGTGCGCGATGCCGATGTGAACAAGACCGGCTGGGCGCCGCTGCATTACGCGGCATCGGCAGGTTCTCCGCAGCACGCGATGATCATTGCACTGCTGCTGGAGAACCATGCGTATATCGATGCGGGGTCGCCCAATGGCACCACCCCTCTCATGATGGCTGCGCACTATGGATCGATCGAGGCGGTGCAGCTTTTGCTGGATGAGGGTGCAGACC includes:
- a CDS encoding TatD family hydrolase — protein: MFTDSHCHLNFPELVSHLPAIRQAMAEAQVTRALCICTTMEEFEGVHALATAHDNFWSTVGVHPDNEGVTEPSVQDLLDRAALPRVVAIGETGLDYYGMEDRKGGRSIADLEWQRDRFRTHIRAARACSKPLIIHTRSASDDTLAILREEGEDGAGNRAGGVFHCFTESMQVARAALDLGYYLSFSGIVTFKSAQDLRDVVAFVPLDRMLIETDSPYLAPVPYRGKTNNPSYVPYVARQVAETKGLALEVVAEATSRNFDTLFPGVMA
- a CDS encoding ankyrin repeat domain-containing protein; protein product: MSLHRRSALAAVGLGLVSVRVWAGAYEDFFVAILRDDGDAITTLLRRGFDPNTRDPKGQVGLTIALQNGANKAFSALLASRKVNVDARNAQDESPLMMAALKGNVEAVKSLIVRDADVNKTGWAPLHYAASAGSPQHAMIIALLLENHAYIDAGSPNGTTPLMMAAHYGSIEAVQLLLDEGADPTLKNQLGLTATDFAMRVSRTDSAEKIAAAIRRRQPNRGKW